CCAGAGCCATGGCCTCCGCCGTGGCGGTGTCCGGCAGCAGGACCAGGAACTCCTCGCCGCCGATACGTCCCAGCCTGTCGGCGTGCCGCAGACGCCCGCCGAGGCAGGCGGCCAGCCTAGCCAGTACGCGGTCGCCGTCGGCGTGGCCGAAATGGTCGTTGACCTGCTTGAAGTGGTCGGTGTCGATCATCAGTGCGGCCAGCGGACGTGCCTCACTGCGGGCCTGGCGGAACAGGCGTTCGGCTTCCTCGTCCAGTCCCAGCCGGTTCAGTACGCCGGTGAGCGGGTCGGTACGGGCCTGGCGGCGCAGTTCGGCCTGTGCGTCCTCGTTGTAGATCAGCATAAAGCCGATCGTGGCGAGCACCGGTTCGGTGGCGCCGTACACGAGGCTGATCACGTTGCCCAGCGATAACGTCAGCAGGCTGTTGCCGGTATCGACACCGGTCAGCAGCAGGGCGAGCCGATAGGCCCAGACCACCGCGCCGGCCAGCAGCACGAAAAGCATCGCCCGTTGCGCGCGGGAGCCGCCGCGGCGAAGGGAGCCGAACAGTGGGGCGATCAGCAACATCAGGTAGACGCTGGTCGCGAGCGAGCTGGCATACCTGCGCATGGCGTAGTCGGGCCGCACCACACCGAACCAGGCGATGCCGAGCCAGCCGATGATCGTGACCGCGCCGACCAGCAAGCGGCGTCGTGGCTGACGCAGCAGCATGCGCAGCGCACAGGTGGTCGCGGCGTAGGACCCCAGCAGCGAGCCGCTGGCGATCGTGAAGGTGACCCAGGGAGCGAGTCGGCCATGCATGGCCATCAGAGTCCAGCCCAGCCCCTGCAGCACCAGCGCGGCGTTCCACACATGCAGGCTGCGGCGTGCGACGCCGGAATAGGCACGGGTGGCGGCGAGCAGCGGCGGTACCAGCAGCAGCGCCTGCAGGGCGCCGAGCATGGCGATGGTCGCCAGGTCTATGGGCATGGCGTCATGGCGAGGACTTCGCTTGGTCGGGGCGCACGTCGGCGCAACGGCCGTTGATCGGCCGCGGTCGCGGAAACTTTAGCGGACCCGGCCGTGGATGCCGATGAACTGCAGGAACTCCGAGCGGGTGCGCGCGTCCTCGCGGAACGTGCCCAGCATCTGGCTGGTGATCATCGACACGCCGCGCTTGTGCACGCCGCGTGTGGTCATGCATTCGTGGCTTGCGTCGATCACCACGGCCACGCCGGCCGGCTGCAGGGTTTCCTGGATGCAGTGGGCGATCTGCGCGGTGAGCTTTTCCTGTACCTGGAAGCGGCGCGCGAAACCGTCCACCACGCGGGCCAGCTTGCTGATGCCGACCACCCGGTTGGTCGGCAGGTAGCCGACGTGGGCGCGGCCGATGATCGGTGCCATGTGGTGTTCGCAGTGGCTTTCGAACTCGATGTCGCGCAGCACCACCATCTCGTCGTAGCCTTCGACTTCCTCGAAGGTGCGGCGCAGGTAGTCGGCCGGGTCGCTGGCATAGCCGGCGAACCAGTCCCGGTACGCCTTGACCACGCGCTTGGGCGTGTCCAGCAGGCCTTCGCGCGACGGATCCTCGCCCGCCCAGCGCAGCAGGGTGCGCACCGCGTCCTCGGCTTCTTCGCGGGTCACGCCGTGGTCGGAATCGGGCTTGTTCATCGGGGGTCCTTGGCGTTCGGGGAGCGCCATAGTGTAACGGTCATGGAAGCCCGGCGCGGCCGGGGACGTCAGCGCGGGGTGCCGAGCAGCCTGCGTTCGGCGATGTCGAACGCGCGCGTGACCAGCAGCGCGGCCACCGCGCCCAGCACCACCTCGCCGAGCCGGAACAGGGCGAACTGCAGGAAAGTGCCCTGGTGCGGCACCAGCATCACGATGGTGGTGGTGATGCCGGCGATACGCCCGGCTGCCCCCAGGTCCAGCACCCAGCACAGCGTCATGCCGGCGATGACGGCCAGCGCGTAGGCCGGGAACTGGTTGTGCACCAGTGCCGCTGCGGCGATGCCGACCAGGCCGCCGATGATCGCGCCGATGAACTGGTCGCGCGACGAGTGGCGCACTTCGGCATAGCTGGCCTGAGTCACCGAGATCGCGGTGATCGCGGCCCAGAAGCCCTGTTCTAGGCCCAGCAGCAGGGCGCCGTAGTAGCCCAGCGCGGCCGCCAGCACCGCGCGCAGTGCGTGCATCAGGCCGGCTACCAGGCGGTCGCCCCGGGTCAGGTTCTGGCGCAGCCGGGTCGCTTCGTCGGCCATCTGTTCGAGGCGCTGCATCAGTTCAGCCAGTGCGCGGCGCGGTGAGTTCATGTGTCGTCGTCCGTGTCGTTGGGGTCTTCCTCGCCGATCGTGGCATCGCCGAGCAGGCGGTTCGCGTCGTCGCTGGACAGCGATTCCACACCGCGCAGTTTGCGTTCGATGGTGCGGGTTTTCTTGCCGGCGTCGCCGATGCTCTTGCTGACCGTGTTGAGCTGCCGCTCGGCCTTCTCGAGGATGCTTGCGAACTTGCCGAACTCGCTCTTCACCGCGCCGAGCAGCTGCCATACCTCACTGGAACGCTGCTGGATCGCCAGCGTGCGGAAGCCCATCTGCAGGCTGTTGAGCAGGGCGCTCAGTGTGGTCGGGCCGGTCACGGTGACGCGATGTTCGCGCTGCAGTGCCTCGAACAGGCCGGGGCGGCGCAGCACTTCGGCGTACAGGCCCTCCGTGGGCAGGAACAGGATTGCGAAATCGGTCGTGTGCGGTGGTGCCACGTACTTGGCGCGGATGGTCTTGGCCTCGTCGCGGATGCGGCGCTCCAGCGCCACCGCGGCGAGGTTGGCGGCCTCGGCGTCGGCGCGTTCCTGTGCGTCCAGCAGCCGCTCGTAATCCTCGCGCGGGAACTTGGCGTCCACCGGCAGCGACACCGGGTGTTCGCGGTCGGCGCCGGGCAGCCGGATGGCGAATTCCACGCGGTCGCCGGAGCCGGGCACGGTGGCGACGTTGGCTTCGTACTGTTCGGGCGTGAGCAGTTGTTCGAGCAGCGCGCCGAGCTGCACTTCGCCCAGGATGCCGCGCGTCTTCACGTTGCCGAGCACGCGCTTCAGGTCGCCCACGCCGGTGGCCAGCGATTGCATTTCGCCCAGCCCGCGCTGCACCGCCTCGAGCCGTTCGGACACCAGCTTGAACGACTGGCCCAGCCGCGTCTCAAGGGTGGCGTGCAGCTTTTCGTCGACGGTGGCGCGCATCTGTTCCAGCTTGGCGGCGTTGTCCTGCTGGATCGCGCCGAGCTTGGCTTCCACCGTGGTGCGCATCTCGCCCATGCGCTTGTCGTTTTCCGTGGCCAGCGCACTCAGTCGCTGCTGCTGCTGTTCGCCGAAACGGCCCAGCGCCAGGGTGATCTCCTCGCGGTTCTTGCGCGCGTCGTCGAGCAGGCGCTGGGCCAGGCTGTCGAGGCCCTTGCCGGTGCTGTCGGTGAGGCTGGCAAGACGCTGGCCGAAGCCGTCGATGCGTTCGGCCTGCCGTTGTGACATGCCGTCGAGCTGCTCGCCGACGTGACTGCGGAAGCGGTCGAAGCCCTGCTGCAGTTCCTCGCGGCCGGCACGCTGCTCCTCGCGCAGGGCGCGCTGCAGCCGTTCGTTGTCATCGCGCAGCGCATCGAGCCGCGTCTGCAGGCCGGTGTCGGCACGGCTGCGCAGCAGCGCGACCACCTGCAGGACAAGGACGGCGAACACCGCGACAAGCAGCAGGACGATGAGGAGCTGGGTGGTGGGCATGACGCGTTCCGCAGGAAGACCCGACCATTCTACGGTGCCCCGGTCGCAGCGGCTGGGACGGGCATGGCGCCAGTGCCCGAGCCGCGCTATCGTCGGCGTAACCGGCGGCCGCGTGGCCATCGGCCAGGCCGCGCCTGCGGCCGGCGTCGCTCGGACGGTTCCGGGCGCTTACGTACAACGAGGCCCTCATGACCGAGCCCGGATCGCCGCGCCGTTTCGCGCGTATCGAACGTCTTCCGCCCTATGTCTTCAACATCACCGCCGAACTGAAGATGGCCGCGCGCCGTCGCGGCGAGGACATCGTCGACTTCAGCATGGGCAACCCCGACGGCCCGACGCCGCCGCACATCGTGGAAAAGCTCTGCGCGGTGGCGCAGCGGCCAGACACCCATGGCTATTCCACCTCGCGCGGCATCCCGCGCCTGCGCCGGGCCATCGCGCGCTGGTACGCGGACCGCTACCAGGTCGAGATC
This window of the Dyella sp. A6 genome carries:
- the rmuC gene encoding DNA recombination protein RmuC — translated: MPTTQLLIVLLLVAVFAVLVLQVVALLRSRADTGLQTRLDALRDDNERLQRALREEQRAGREELQQGFDRFRSHVGEQLDGMSQRQAERIDGFGQRLASLTDSTGKGLDSLAQRLLDDARKNREEITLALGRFGEQQQQRLSALATENDKRMGEMRTTVEAKLGAIQQDNAAKLEQMRATVDEKLHATLETRLGQSFKLVSERLEAVQRGLGEMQSLATGVGDLKRVLGNVKTRGILGEVQLGALLEQLLTPEQYEANVATVPGSGDRVEFAIRLPGADREHPVSLPVDAKFPREDYERLLDAQERADAEAANLAAVALERRIRDEAKTIRAKYVAPPHTTDFAILFLPTEGLYAEVLRRPGLFEALQREHRVTVTGPTTLSALLNSLQMGFRTLAIQQRSSEVWQLLGAVKSEFGKFASILEKAERQLNTVSKSIGDAGKKTRTIERKLRGVESLSSDDANRLLGDATIGEEDPNDTDDDT
- a CDS encoding GGDEF domain-containing protein, whose translation is MPIDLATIAMLGALQALLLVPPLLAATRAYSGVARRSLHVWNAALVLQGLGWTLMAMHGRLAPWVTFTIASGSLLGSYAATTCALRMLLRQPRRRLLVGAVTIIGWLGIAWFGVVRPDYAMRRYASSLATSVYLMLLIAPLFGSLRRGGSRAQRAMLFVLLAGAVVWAYRLALLLTGVDTGNSLLTLSLGNVISLVYGATEPVLATIGFMLIYNEDAQAELRRQARTDPLTGVLNRLGLDEEAERLFRQARSEARPLAALMIDTDHFKQVNDHFGHADGDRVLARLAACLGGRLRHADRLGRIGGEEFLVLLPDTATAEAMALGEQLRSDVAALKLMTGSAGLTISIGVAVSSAADTDEHALIHRADRALYAAKHTGRNRVVTAAA
- a CDS encoding FUSC family protein, coding for MNSPRRALAELMQRLEQMADEATRLRQNLTRGDRLVAGLMHALRAVLAAALGYYGALLLGLEQGFWAAITAISVTQASYAEVRHSSRDQFIGAIIGGLVGIAAAALVHNQFPAYALAVIAGMTLCWVLDLGAAGRIAGITTTIVMLVPHQGTFLQFALFRLGEVVLGAVAALLVTRAFDIAERRLLGTPR
- the folE gene encoding GTP cyclohydrolase I FolE; this translates as MNKPDSDHGVTREEAEDAVRTLLRWAGEDPSREGLLDTPKRVVKAYRDWFAGYASDPADYLRRTFEEVEGYDEMVVLRDIEFESHCEHHMAPIIGRAHVGYLPTNRVVGISKLARVVDGFARRFQVQEKLTAQIAHCIQETLQPAGVAVVIDASHECMTTRGVHKRGVSMITSQMLGTFREDARTRSEFLQFIGIHGRVR